A genomic region of Colletotrichum destructivum chromosome 5, complete sequence contains the following coding sequences:
- a CDS encoding Putative major facilitator superfamily, diphthamide synthesis DPH1/DPH2, MFS transporter superfamily, producing MSQTAVKTSSIQLRNVHGPTSSAPSTSLYDAEPDWTRHRDIDSYAEHDASRPSELTFPEGGWQAWLVVFGSFCAMLSVFGLINSAAVFESYFSENQLADHSSSENGWIFSLYLFIVYFVGIQVGPLFDQYGPRGLVVAGGLCMSASLLLLSLCKEYYQILLTYSILGGLGGALLNFPSYGAIAHFFDSRRGFATGIATTAGSVGGIVYPIILQNLFPTLGFGPTARILGFILIGLTVPATLFIRSRLPKKEGPASIWPDLTVFRDLKFALSAVGLFFMEWGLFVPITYIISYAATLPGSNVHSYTILSILNAGSAMGRFLPGLAADKYGRFNIILITIALCFVTVFGLWLPSGNSQSMLLAFVAIFGFASGSNLGLVPVCLGQLCDARDYGRFLSTAMMMASFGTLSSLPVAGAILESNKGGQNWEGLIIFSGVSYVLAFICYAAVRVLAVGWTLSARF from the exons ATGTCCCAGACGGCTGTCAAGACATCTTCCATCCAGTTAAGAAATGTCCATGGACCAACGTCCTCAGCGCCATCCACGAGCCTCTACGACGCCGAGCCGGATTGGACAAGACATCGAGACATAGACAGTTATGCAGAACATGATGCATCAAGGCCCAGCGAACTAACCTTCCCCGAAGGCGGCTGGCAGGCCTGGCTGGTCGTCTTTGGGTCCTTTTGTGCCATGCTCTCTGTTTTTGGTCTCATCAATTCCGCTGCCGTCTTCGAGTCCTACTTCTCCGAGAACCAGCTCGCCGACCACTCGTCTTCGGAGAATGGCTGGATCTTCAGCCTCTACCTCTTCATAGTCTACTTCGTCGGCATACAAGTCGGGCCCCTCTTCGACCAGTACGGCCCTCGCGGgcttgttgttgctggcggCCTCTGCATGTCGGCAAGTCTTCTGCTCCTCAGTCTGTGCAAGG AGTACTATCAAATCCTCCTCACATACTCTATTCTGGGCGGTTTGGGCGGCGCTCTGCTCAATTTTCCCTCCTACGGCGCCATCGCACACTTTTTCGACTCACGGCGAGGTTTTGCCACCGGCATCGCGACGACAGCCGGttccgtcggcggcatcgtctaTCCCATCATCCTCCAGAACCTCTTTCCGACTCTCGGCTTCGGCCCCACGGCCCGGATTTTGGGATTCATTCTCATCGGCCTCACCGTCCCTGCgaccctcttcatccgaTCACGGCTgcccaagaaggaggggcCGGCGTCCATCTGGCCCGACCTCACCGTCTTTCGAGATCTGAAGTTTGCGCTGTCGGCCGTGGGCCTGTTTTTCATGGAATGGGGCCTTTTCGTCCCCATCACCTACATCATTTCGTATGCGGCCACGTTGCCGGGCAGTAACGTCCACTCCTACACCATTCTCTCCATCCTCAACGCAGGCTCAGCCATGGGCCGTTTCCTTCCCGGGCTTGCCGCCGACAAGTATGGGAGATTCAACATCATTCTCATCACCATTGCCTTGTGTTTCGTCACGGTTTTCGGACTCTGGCTGCCCTCGGGGAACTCTCAGTCCATGCTCCTTGCCTTTGTTGCCATCTTCGGGTTCGCCAGCGGCAGTAACTTGGGGTTGGTGCCGGTGTGTCTCGGCCAACTCTGCGATGCAAGAGATTATGGACGCTTCCTGTCAacggccatgatgatggccAGTTTTGGCACGCTGAGCAGTCTACCGGTTGCTGGAGCAATTTTGGAATCGAACAAAGGGGGTCAAAACTGGGAGGGGCTGATTATCTTCTCCGGTGTCTCCTATGTCTTGGCGTTTATCTGCTATGCCGCAGTTCGGGTGCTGGCTGTTGGATGGACATTGTCAGCAAGGTTCTGA